ACGAAGCAGCGCTTGACAACGGCATGAGCGACGAGATGGTCGATGAAACCCGAGATGCCGTGCGCGGGATACGACACAATTACCTGCGGCCGCACCTTCTCGATGGCGGCGTGCACCGCGTGCTCGAGCAGGCGCGGATCAAGCTCGGCGAGGCGTCCGTCGGGAAAATCGAGGAGTATAAGCTCCGATAATCCGAAATGATCGCGCAGCGCTGCCATTTCCGCGGCGCGTTTCTCACCCATCTGTGCCCGCGTGAGACCGAGTTTCGGCCCCTGGCTCGACGCTTCGCCGCGTGTGAGGGTCAGCAGTGTCACCGCGGTGCCCTCGGCGACCTCCTTGGGTATGGTCCCGCCGCATCCGTAGGTTTCGTCGTCGGGATGGGGGAATACGATGAGCAGGCGCTTGTCCATGCGCGCTACTCCACTGTGACGCTCTTTGCGAGATTCCTGGGCTGATCGACGTCGCAGCCACGGTAGACGGCGGTGTAGTATGCGAGCAACTGCAGGGGAATAATTGTGAGGAGCGGGCTGAGGAAGTCCACTGTCTTCGGCACCTCGATGACGTGCTGGGCCATGTCCTCGATGATGGAATCATCGTGGTTCACGACGGCGATCACCCGGCCTTTGCGCGCGCGCACTTCCTGGATGTTGCTGATCACTTTCTCGTGTATCCTGTCCTGCGGCGCAATAAACACCACGGGCATGTTCTCGTCGATCAGCGCGATCGGGCCATGTTTCATCTCGGCCGCGGGATAGCCCTCGGCATGAATGTA
This is a stretch of genomic DNA from Ignavibacteriota bacterium. It encodes these proteins:
- a CDS encoding PIG-L family deacetylase; protein product: MDKRLLIVFPHPDDETYGCGGTIPKEVAEGTAVTLLTLTRGEASSQGPKLGLTRAQMGEKRAAEMAALRDHFGLSELILLDFPDGRLAELDPRLLEHAVHAAIEKVRPQVIVSYPAHGISGFIDHLVAHAVVKRCFVEARERPGGPRRFAMQTVDRENAERAARVLRFDSDDDIDCAVDVREFLDTKRVALDLQDSIREVIASDNIRGVLMRPIEHYVFWGESFSPPLGGLFESLPD